The Hyalangium gracile genome segment GGGGCCCGGCGCCATGCCGACGCACGCGCCCTGGCCGAGGGGCTGCGCCAGCGCGCGCGGCAGGTGCCGCTGGTGCTGCTGCTGGACGATGCCCACCTGGCCGATCCCACCAGCCTGGACCTGCTGGAGATGGCGACCCTGGCCGGCGCCCAGGCGCCCCTGTGGATCTGCGTGGCCGGACGCCCCTCGCTGCTGGGCCTGCGCCCTCACTTCGGCGAGCGCAGCGCCCGGGTGTCCCGCCACGCCCTGCCGCCCCTGTCTCCCGAGGCCAGCCGGGCCCTGCTCTTCTCCCTGCTGCACCCGGTGGAGCTCGTCCCCGAGCCCGTCCTCGCGCGCCTGGAGCAGCTCGCGCAGGGCGTGCCGCTGTCGCTGGTGGAGCTGACGGGAGCGCTGCGGGCCGCGGGGGCGCTGCGCGCCTCTCCCGGCGGAGGGTGGTACCTGGCCCCGGATGCGCTGCTGGACGTCTCGGTCACGCCGCTCTTCGAGCGCCTGGCCGCGCGCGCCCTCGCCGAGCTTCCCGAGGTGCATCAGGTGCTGGCGCAGCTGTGCGCGGTGCTGGGCAACGAGGTGGACGTGGCTCGGGTGGACGCGGCGCTGCGGCACCTGGAAGCGCGGGAGGAAGTGGAGCGGGTGGCCTTGTGGGACGCGGGGGCGGGGCTGGCGCGCCTGGTCCGCGCGGGGCTCATGCGCCAGACGGAGCGGGGCCGCTTCGCCTTCCGGCACCCCTTGCTGCGCCACGCCCTGGAGGCGGCGCTGCCTGCCTCCACCCGCCGGGCCCTGCATGCCGCCGCCCTGCGCTCGCTCGAGGGCGAGGGGCCCTCCGAGCGCCGCCGCCGAGCGCACCATGCCGCGGGCTGTGGTGCCCACCTGGATGCCGCCAGGGCCTTCCTCGCGCTGGCGGAGGAGGCTCGCGGCACCCACCTGCTGGTGGAGGCCGAGCAGTCCTATACGCGCGCCCTCTCGCTGCTGCCCGAGCCGCAGCGGGCCCTGCGCGCGCAGGCGCTGGCGGGCCGCGGGCGGGTGCGCCACCGGCTCCAGCTCTTCCGCGAGGGGCTGGCCGATCTGTCCGCCGCGCGCGCCCTGGCCGAGGCGCTGGGGGACGAGCCCCGCGTCGTGGATCTGCTGCTGGAGGAGGCCACCGCCCGCGACTGGATGGAGGACGTGGAGGGCTCCTCGGCCTGCACGCGCGAGGCGATGGAGCGCATCGAGCGGCTGGATGATCCCCGCCTCTCGCTGCGCTGCACCCTGGCCCGAGGCCGGCTGCACGTCCGGCTGGGAGAGTGGGAGCCCGCCGCGCGCGTGCTCCGCTCCGCGGCCGAGGGAGCGGAGCTGGCCAGGGAGCACGAGACGCACGTGGTGGCCCTGGCGATGCTGGGCTCGGCGTTGACGTTCCTGGACCGGACGGCCGAGGCCGCCGCGTGCTTCGAGGAGGCCCTGGCCCGCTGCGCGCAGGTGGGGGACGCCCTGCAACTGGCGGCCACCAGCACCGCCCGGGTGCTGCTGTGGCTCAAGCTGGGGGATGTGGCGCGCATGGAGGAGGACCTGCGCCGCGCCATCGCGCTGGGGCGCGAGCTGGGCCACGCCCAGGTGGAGCGCTGGTCCACCTTCAACCTCGCCGAGGTGCTGTACATGCAGGGCCGGCTGGAGGAGGCCCTGCCGCTGGCCCGCCGCGCGCACGAGCTGGGCGTGCGCTTCTTCCAGGAGCACCCGGTGCCCATGGACGCGCTGCTCATCGCCCGGATCGCCATGGCCCTGGGGGACACGGCGGAGGCGGCCCGGCAGCTGCGGTGGATCCAGGCCCGCTGCGCCCCCGAGTCCCTGCCCCCCACCGCCATCATGCGCAGGCTGGTGGAGCTGGCGGTGCGCGAGGCCGAGACGGGCGCCGCTCAAGGCGGCGAGGAGTGGCGCACCCTGGTGGCCGAGGCCGAGTCCTGCGCCTCGGCCGATGAGATGGCAGAGATCCTGCTCCAGGTGTCGCGTGGCGCGCTGCGTTCCGGGCGCGTGGGGGAAGCACGTGAGTGGCTCGCACGAGCGGAGCGCGCCGTGGAAGGAGCTCCCTTGTGGCGCGCGCGCCTACATCCCCTCCGACAGGCGCTCGAAGAGAGGGTGTAGCGCGGAGCGCTACTCGTGTGCCCGACGCTTGTAGCTCCCCGCGCTACAGCCCCCGGACCCCCAGCCTGCCGGCCCTCTGAGAGCCTCCGTTCGGAGGTTGGCGCGCTACGTGCTTTCCGAGCTTTGCAATGTTGGCTGAGCTTGAAACGGAGGAAGAGTTCATGAAGGTTCGTGCGCGTTCCTGGCGGCAGTGGGTTCGTGGGGCGGGGGTCTCGGTGCTGCTCGTGCTGGGGGGCTGCGGGCAGGCCCTGCCGGGGGAGGGCGGGGACGAGACGGGCATGGAGTGGGAGACGCAGGAGGCGGCCATCCGCATCCCCAACTCCCTGTCGACGCAGGCGCTCACGCTCAACGCGCTGACGACGAACCCGACGGCCAACCAGATGATGGGGACGAGCTCGCTGACGTCGCTCTTCCTCCCGCCGGGCAACCCGTACATCAACACCCAGCTCAAGGATCCCAACGCGCAGCAGCTGATGAAGTACGTGGTGAGCTGCGCGCTGAAGACGGGGCAGGACCTGAAGTGGACCAACCCGCTGACGGGACTTCAGGACGTCTGGCCCGGCTCGCTGGGGCTGTGTCCGGAGTGGGCCACGCAGGCTCCCTCCCCAGGGTGTCTGGAGCGGGTGTCCTCCTGTCTGCTGGCGCGCAACAACGCCTTCGGCCTGCGGGTGGAGCTGTCCGTCCGGGGCGAGCACCCGACCAACCTGAGCGCCTACCCGCTCGAGGCCGTGGCGCGCCCCTCCGCGTACGATCCGGACACCTCGTCGCGGCTGGCGAGCATCAGCGAGTGCGAGTTGGCCACCCTGGGCGCGGCACGCAACTGCGGCTGGGCGGTGGACTCCATCGGCAGCTGCACGCCGGGCCAGACGGTGCGGCTGGGGGCCGGGGGGCGCGCGCCGGACGACTGCACCGGCCCCATGCTGGGCTCCAGCAACCTGGGGCGGGCCATCCTCCGGGTGTGCGACGGCATCGCCGGGTGTGACAACGCCAGCCAGCGGATGCTGGCCCAGAGCCAGGGAAGCTGCAGCCAGCTGGCTCCGGCGGTGTCGTTCACCTGCCCGGCGTCAGGGTACTTCAACGTGATGAAGGGCTCCTTCAACAGCAACCTGGCCGTGCTGACGACGGTGCAGGTGGCGGCGCCAGCCGACTACCGCCTGTCCGAGGCGGAGGTCTTCGCCCAGCGGGAGGGCGCCTACTACGGGACGATCTTCGATCCGGGGGCGCTGGCCGTGCAGGTCTACGTGGAGGGGGATCAGGTGATCGGCAGGGGGCAGGTGGTGCACGGCTCCGTGTACCTGCGGATGTACTCCTGCTTCGACGCGGGCTGGACAGCCGGCGCGGCCACGGCGGCCCACCGGGTGTGCGCGCTGCCTTCCTCGGGCTCCAACTGCGCCGCCAAGGTGGTGGGCACGTGCGTGGATCCGAGCCACCGCTCCTACCCGACGTCCATGTGCGCTACGGAGGATGGCTCGCGGGTGGAGGGAGACGGGGACTTCGCGGGCTGCCGCGACAACACCGGCACGCTGTGGGCGGAGCCCCTCACCGTCTACCTCAACCAGGCGTGTGATGTGACGGTCGGCTCCCCCAAGTCGGGCGTGTGCCAGCGCAAGTAGGCGCGCTACAAGGAGCCCATGGTCCCTGGAGGAGAGGAGTCGCTCTACGGAGAGGAGCTGTCCCCCGGCGCCCTGGTGGGCGGCTGGGTGGTGGAGCAGCTCCACTACCAGGGGCCCGTCTCCATCCTCTACCGCGCCCGGGAGCTGCGCACCGGGGCTCCCACGGCGCTGAAGGTGATGCGCTCGCTGTTCACCGAGACGAGCACCGCGCTGCGGCGCTTCCGCCGCGAGGCGGACACCCTCCAGCGGCTGCGCCACCCGCACATCGTCGAGGTGCTGGGGTACGGAGAGCTGGCGGACGGCCGGCCCTTCATCGCCATGGAGTGGCTGGAGGGGAAGGACCTGGCCGCCGAGCTGGCCACGAAAGGGCCGCTCTCCGCCTCCGAGGCGCTGGAGGTGCTGGAGCAGGTGGGCGCCGCGCTTCGGGCCGCGCATGAGGCAGGCGTGGTGCACCGGGACCTGAAGGTGCAGAACGTGATGCGGCTGCCCGGAGGGCCCGAGCCCCGCGTGAAGCTGGTGGACTTCGGAGTGGCCAAGGGCCTGTCCCCGGAGGCCCCGGGCGCCTCCACGCTGACGCAGACGGGCGCGGTGCTGGGCACCCCGCTGTCCATGGCGCCGGAGCAGATCCGCGGCGAGGTGCCTGATCCGCGCACCGACCTGTACGCGATGGGCGTGCTCCTCTTCCAGCTCCTCACCGGGCAGCCTCCCTTCCAGGGGGCGACTTCCCACGAGGTGGAGGAGCAGCACCTGCACGCGCCGCCCCCCCGGGTGAGCGAGCGCGCTCCGGTGCCGGCCGCGCTGGATGGCGTGGTGCACCGCTGCCTGCAGAAGCGGCGCGAGGAGCGCTACGCGGACGTGGACGAGCTGCTGGAGGACCTGCGGCGCGCGGTGCGGGGAGGCCAGGGGCCGGCGCGGGTGGGGCGCGCGGTGGCGCTCTACGCGGAGGCGCACGTGGACGGCGAGCCGGATGCCACCTCGCTGGAGCAGCTGGATCTGGTGCTGGAGCGGGCGGGCGCCGTGGCGCGCGTCGCCGGGCTGGAGCTGAAGGTGGACGGGGCGGGGTGCCTGCTCGCGGCGGCGCCGCTGCCCGAGGATGTGGCCGGGGAGCACTCCGCCCGAGCCCGGGTGCTGACGGCGGCGCTGGATCTGCTCGAGTACGCCGGGGCGCTCACGCCCTTGCGTCGGGTGAGGCTGAGCCTCACGGTGCATGTGGACGCGGCGCCGGCGCCTCGAGAGCTGGCGGGGCCCACGCCCTCGGAGCCGGGTGGCCTGCTGTGGCTGCCGGGGTGGGCGGCACACTCGGGCCATGGGCTGGCCGCCACGGGCGCGGCGGTGCACGGGCTGGAGGCGGACTTCCGGGTGGAGCCCGGAGGCGCGGCGGGCCTGGCGCGCGTCACCGGCCGCCGCTGAGGCTCACGGTTTTATCCCGTGACGGCGCAGCAGCCGGTAGAGGTGGACGCGGTCCACGCCCGCGGTGGTGGCGGCCTGGGCCACCTTGCCCTGGTGCTTCTCCAGCAGGGCCCGCAGGTAGCGCCGCTCGAAGTCGTCCATCACCCGGCGGCGCTGCTCCGCGTAGGGCTGGGTGGGATCGATCTCCAGCGTCCCCTCGGTGCGCGCCTGCTCCTCGGAGAGCGCGAGCGCGTCCTCGAAGACGAGGCACCGCTCCAGGTAGTTGCGCAGCTCTCGCACGTTGCCCGGCCAGGCCGCGTGCTGCAGCCGGGAGATGAACTCGGGGGTGCGCAGGGCCTGGGTGTGCTCGGGGGCGGCGCCCAGCGAGGCCAGGAGCTTCTCCACCAGCGTGGGCAGATCCTCCGGCCGCTGGCGGAGCGAGGGCAGGGTGATGCGCAGCACCGCGAGCCGGAAGAAGAGATCCGAGCGGAAGCGGCCCGCGTTCACCTCGCCGCGCAGCTCGCGGTGGGTGGCGGCGATGAGGCGGATGTCCACCGGCTGGTAGGTGTTGCTGCCCACGCGGCGGATCTCCCGGTTCTCCAGCACGCGCAGCAGCTTGGGCTGGAGCTCGGCGGGCAGCTCGCCAATCTCGTCCAGGAAGACGGTGCCGCCGTGGGCCTCCTCGAAGGCGCCGGCGCGCCGGCCCATGGCGCCGGTGAAGGCGCCCTTCTCGTGGCCGAACAGCTCGCTCTCCAGCAGGTTGGAGGGGATGGCGCCGCAGTCCACGACGATGAAGGGCTTGTCCCGCCGGGAGCTGGCCTCGTGCACGGCCTGGGCGGCCTGGCTCTTGCCGGTGCCCGTCTCGCCCTCCAGCAGCACCGTCACGTCACGGGCCGCCGCGCGCTCCAGCAGGGCGAAGCACCCGCGCATGGCCACCGAGGTGCCCACCAGGGAGCCAAAGCGCGTGTGCGCGGACAGCTGCAGCCGGTTGTTCTCCGCGCTGAAGTCGAAGCGCAGCACGGCCCGGCCCAGCCGCAGCAGGCTGCCGCCGCGCAGGTAGCCCTCCGCCACCTGCACGCCGTCCACGATGACGCCGTTGGTGCTGTCCAGGTCCTTCACCTGGGGGCCGCGCGGCCCGATGCGCACCTCGCAGTGGAAGCGCGACACGGTGGAGTCATCCAGCGGGAAGTCATTGAGCGGGTGCGAGCCGATGGAGCACACGTCCGAGGCGGACTCCCAGAAGGTGCCCAGCCCGGGGCCCTCCACCACCGTGAGGCGGAAGCGGCGCACGGCGGGCAGGCCCTCCGGACGGCGCGCGTGCTCGTAGGGGAGCGTCTCGTGGAGGTTGCCGCCCTCGGCGCTTCCGCCCTCGGGGTTCCCCTGACCCTGGGAGTCCAGGGTGAGCAGAATGTCTCGGTTTCGATCTGACGGCGCCATGGGCTCAAGCTACCACTGTTCACCTGGGTGGACGGTGGACTCCAGGTCATGGGCTCGGGCGCTGGCCGGGGAGGCGTCCTGGCTGGGAGCGAGCCAGGCCAGCGCCGGGCCCGGGGCTCACTGCGCGGGCTTGAAGCGGACGTCCACCCAGTAGTTGGTGTCCTTATAGGAGCTCGTCGGGAAGCCTCCGCCCGTGGCGTAGACGTAGACGCCGTTGCCGCCCACGCTGGCGCTGGCCGGCGCGGTGAGGTTGCCGCTGACGATGGCGTTGGTGAGCCCGTTCACGTCGCGCGCGAACTGCCCGTTGGACGAGTAGTAGGAGACGACGTAGGTGGTGCCCGCGGTGATGGAGACGGGGGCGGGGAGGGTGGCCTCCTGCCATCCGGGGAGCCGCCCATCTCGCACGGACACCTGGGCCAGCAGGGTGCCCGAGTGGGTCCACAGCCGGGCCACGTAGCCGTTGGCGTTGCCGGTGCCGCGGTAGAAGCGGAGCGCCTCGATGGTGCCCGCCACGTTGCTGCGGAAGCGGACGCCCACCTCGACGGCCTTGGTGTCCGCCTGGACGGCGGTGCCCGGGGTGCGATCGCCCAGCAGCGTCTGGCTCCACGGCAGGATGAGGGTGGCGACGACGGGGCGGTGGTCCGACTGGGACGAGGCGCCGACGACGCTGGCGGTGAGGGGAGACGTCCACGAGGAGCCGAGCATCACGTAGTCGATGCGCTTGGTGGGGAAGCTGGCGGAGCTGGTGTAGCCGCTGCCCGAGCCGCCGCGCGCCCACGCGTCGGTGAACTGCTGCAGCAGGCTGGTGATGCTGGACTCGGAGGGCGTGGCGTTGAAGTCACCGGCGAAGACGGCCCACGTCCTCCCGGCGAGGGCGGCCTTCACCTCGGCGGCCTGGCTGTTGCGCTCGGTGGCGCCGGTGGGGCCGAAGTGGCTGACGCCCACGGGGATGCGGTGCGCGGCGTCCAACTGCACCTCGTAGAGGGCGAGGATGCGCTGCTCGGCGGCGGAGGTGAGGGGGATGCGCTGCGAGGAGACGATGGGGTAGCGGGACAGGAGCGTGAGCCCGTACTGGCCCCCGTCATAGCTGAGCAGCGAGGGCACGAAGGAGGCGTACATGCCGGTGAGCTGGCCCAGGCGCGTGGCCTGATCCACCTTGCCCGAGCGGTTGGTGAGGACATCCACCTCCTGCAGCGCGACGATGTCCGGGGCCTGGCCGTTGATGACGCTGGCGATGGCCTCGAGGCTGCTGAGCTCCCCGTGCTTGATGTTGTACGTCATGACGCGCAGGCCGCCGCCGGGGCTGAGGGCCTGGGTGCTCTCCTCCAGGGGGGCGTCCGGCTCGGAGGCCTCCGGCGGCGCGCAGCGGGTGAGGGCCAGCACGGACAGCAGGAGGGGAAGGAGGGTGGAGAGGCGGCGGTGGCTCATGGGGCTCCGGGACGCGGCAGGCTGGCTGGGGACGAGTGACACAACCCGTGAAACCGGGACTCCTACTTCTTTCCGCTCATCCAGAACAAGGGGCATCGCGGGTGAAACGGGGGCGTGTGCCGCGTCGTTTGCCGTGGAGACTTCCCCCGCTATAAGGCGCCCCCATGCCGACCCTCCTCCTCAGTGCGAACGATCTCCGAAGCCTCTACTCCGTCGAGCTGGGCCTGAACGCCGTGGAGCGTGCCTTCCGCGCGCACGGCCTGGGCGAGGCCCTGATGCCCGCGAAGGTGTACCTCTCGCTGCCGAAGTACGACGGTGACTTCCGCGCGATGCCGGCGTTCCTGGACGGCGCGGCGGGGGTGAAGTGGGTGAACGCGCATCCGCGCAACCCGGAGAAGCACCACCTGCCGACGGTGCGCGCGGTGTACGTGCTGAGCGATCCGGAGACGGCGTCGCCGCTGGCCATCATGGACGGGACGCTGCTGACGGCGTGGCGCACGGGCGCGGCGGGTGGCGTGGCGTCCAAGTACCTGGGGCGCGGCAAGCCGCGGACGTTGGGGTTGGTGGGCTGTGGCGTGCAGGCGCGGGTGCTCATCGACGCGCACCGGGCGCTGTTCGAGGGGCTGGAGCTGCTGCTCGCGGATGCCTCGGAGGCGGCGGCGCAGGCGCTGCAGAAGGAGAAGGGCGGGCGGGTGGTGAGCCTGCAGGAGGCGTCGGGGGCGGACATCGTCTGCACCTCCACGCCGGTGCGCTCGCCGGTGGTGAAGCGCGAGTGGATCCGCGCGGGGGCGCACATCAACGCGATGGGCGCGGACGCGCCGGGCAAGCAGGAGCTGGATCCGCGCATCCTGCTGGAGGGGCGCATCTTCATCGACGACGAGGAGCAGGCGCTGCACTCGGGCGAGGTGAACGTGCCGCTGCACGACGGGCAGCTCCGCAAGGAGCAGATCGCGGGCACGCTGGGCGAGGTGGTGGCGGGCCGGAAGCCGGGGCGCAAGGGCGACGAGATCACGATCTTCGACTCGACGGGCCTGGCGGTGCAGGACGTGGCGCTGGCGAAGGCGCTCTACGACGTGGCGCGTGCCAAGGGCGTCGGGCAGATGTTCGATCTGGTGGGCAGCGGGTAGATCAGCCTGCTCAAGGATGCAGCGCCCGCAACTCCTGGAGCCATTCGAGCGCGTCCCGTTGGTTGTCGGTCAGGAAGTCGAAGCGGCCGGCATGGAGTTGCCGCATCAGCGCTGCATCCTGTCCGATGAGATCCGCCATGTCCCACGGAAAGGTGACGTCGGGAATGCCGCTCCCGACGTAGCCCGGGTTCCTCACCAAGCGCTCGAGATAGTGTGAGTAGAGCTGGAAGAAGCGGTCAACGCTCGAGGCAATGGGGACCGCGAACAGCGCCTCCATGGCCTGGATGTAGATGACGGGCTGGATTCCCCGAGAGTTGGCCAGTTGGGGAACCGTGCCGTAGTAGAAGGCGAAGCCTGGCTTCCAGCCGAAGACGAGCGAGGCACGGTACTGGACCTGTCCCCGCCTCCTCAGCCACTCGTTCCTTGGGATGAGGCCGTCTTCGTCCGAGGTCAGGCCATGGAGAGCCAGATCCCAGAATTCGGCGGCACCCAGGCGGCGGTAGATGGCGGCGAGCTGGGGGTCCAGGGGGGTACCGAGGATGGACTCGCCTGGCTGCGGGCTGGGGACCCCTGGAGGCGCGAGCTTCATCCGAAGGGAGTGGCGCTGGCAGACCGCCGTGAGCTGGTCGAGCCCAGGGAGCGTGGAGTCAGTGAGCATCTCGTTCCGTTTTCATCTCATGGGGAGAGTGAGGCCTTGAGCCGAGCCACCTCGCTTAGCGCGGACTGCTCGGCCCGGGCGAGCGCCGAAGCATCCTTTGCATCGTAGAGTCGGTCGAACCAGCGGCCATAGTGGTGGTGGATGATGTCGATGACTCGCGCGACGTCCCGAGGTTTCAGACGATGCGAGACATCCCGGGTGGAGCGCCAGACGGTACTGACACTTTCGTGGACGTGCAGGTGTAGTGCTCCTCGGGAGCCGCGCGGACCAGGAGGGTGCGGAACCAGCTCACCGCACCCTTTCCGCCTCGGGACAGGATGGATGCGATGGTCGGTGCCGCCACTTCGACGAGCACCAGGGCTCGCTTGAGCAGGATGCCGCCCACGAAGGCGTAGGCGATCTGCTCCAGGGTGAAGCCCGCCGCGAGCACCGCGTAGTGGCGCGACTGGTCCTGGAACTCGACGAGGATCTGCTCGTGCAGTGCGCGGTACTCCTGATGGATGTCGGCCACTTCCATGGGTGGCGGGGGGGGCTCCAGCGTTCGAGCCTCCGCCACCTGCCAGCGCGGCCTGTCCTCGCCGCGCCTGTGTTCACCCCGCAGTGTGAGGGCCACCGTGCGTTCGCCCAGGGCGTGCGTGAACGGCAGCAAGAGGCCGAGAACGAGGGAGGCGGTTTCGTCGGACGCACGGAATGATGGGCCGTCGCCGGAGGACTCCATCGCACCCGGAGCCCATTCCATGATGCGTTCATCCTCCAGCCCCACCCGTACCTCCAGCCGTGCGCTGCCGTCACGAGGCACGCTCATCAGCCGGGTCACGCTTCGCGCCAGCTGCAGTGCCGCCCGGAGCTCTTCCGCGGACGTGCCACCGTGCAAGGAGGGAACGGTCCGCGCATGCGAGGGGGGCATGTCCCGCGAGGAGGTTTCGAGATCCGCGCTCCAGCTCCTCTCCTCACGCTTGAGAGTGACGGTGACCTCCCGTGCATGGGAACCCAGCAGCGTGGGGAGGTCTTCCTTGAAGCGCTCGAGGAAGGCCCCTCGACTGACAGGGACGGCACGTCCCTGGCCCTGCCTGGTGAGGCGCAGGGAGAGGAGCGTCATGACGCCCCGGTGGGACCAGAAATGGAACTCCCACTCAGCACCTACCGCTTCCGTCGAGCTCACTGCGGCCCATAGCGTCTCCTGGACGCGCTCGGCTTCCAGCTGTCGAGCCTTCTCCAGGTCTTCGTCGTCGTGTTCCGGGAGAACAGCAGGCGGCGTGAGCAGAGGGTTCGAGTGCTCACTGCCTTCCAAGGCCATCGCCGGCGGGTCATGGCTCGAGAGCTTGAAGTCACGCATGGGGCGCGTCACTCCCGAACTCGTCGTGCAGGCGGACAGCAGACAGAGGAGAGGAATCAGCACCGTGCCGTGCCGTCCCGTCCTGTCTGGGAAACTAGGTCTCACGCATCACCCGCGAGTACCACTCCGCGTAGGGCGTGTTGCGCGCCATCTTGCGGTTGAAGTCGGGGGCGCCGTCGCTCCACCACACCGGCCCGCGCTCGCCCAGGCCCACCTTGGCCCGGTGGACGCGGGCTCGCGCGTCGCGCTCGGCGTCGCGAGCTCCCGCGCGCAGTGCCCGGCGCACGTCCGCTCGGGCCCGCATCAGCGCCTCCACCAGCGTGGCGCGCTGGCGAGGCCCCAGCGCCGGGTTGCTGCGGCGCCAGAGCCTGCCTCGCACCACGAAGTACCGCCCATCCGG includes the following:
- a CDS encoding sigma 54-interacting transcriptional regulator; this translates as MAPSDRNRDILLTLDSQGQGNPEGGSAEGGNLHETLPYEHARRPEGLPAVRRFRLTVVEGPGLGTFWESASDVCSIGSHPLNDFPLDDSTVSRFHCEVRIGPRGPQVKDLDSTNGVIVDGVQVAEGYLRGGSLLRLGRAVLRFDFSAENNRLQLSAHTRFGSLVGTSVAMRGCFALLERAAARDVTVLLEGETGTGKSQAAQAVHEASSRRDKPFIVVDCGAIPSNLLESELFGHEKGAFTGAMGRRAGAFEEAHGGTVFLDEIGELPAELQPKLLRVLENREIRRVGSNTYQPVDIRLIAATHRELRGEVNAGRFRSDLFFRLAVLRITLPSLRQRPEDLPTLVEKLLASLGAAPEHTQALRTPEFISRLQHAAWPGNVRELRNYLERCLVFEDALALSEEQARTEGTLEIDPTQPYAEQRRRVMDDFERRYLRALLEKHQGKVAQAATTAGVDRVHLYRLLRRHGIKP
- a CDS encoding DUF4082 domain-containing protein, whose product is MSHRRLSTLLPLLLSVLALTRCAPPEASEPDAPLEESTQALSPGGGLRVMTYNIKHGELSSLEAIASVINGQAPDIVALQEVDVLTNRSGKVDQATRLGQLTGMYASFVPSLLSYDGGQYGLTLLSRYPIVSSQRIPLTSAAEQRILALYEVQLDAAHRIPVGVSHFGPTGATERNSQAAEVKAALAGRTWAVFAGDFNATPSESSITSLLQQFTDAWARGGSGSGYTSSASFPTKRIDYVMLGSSWTSPLTASVVGASSQSDHRPVVATLILPWSQTLLGDRTPGTAVQADTKAVEVGVRFRSNVAGTIEALRFYRGTGNANGYVARLWTHSGTLLAQVSVRDGRLPGWQEATLPAPVSITAGTTYVVSYYSSNGQFARDVNGLTNAIVSGNLTAPASASVGGNGVYVYATGGGFPTSSYKDTNYWVDVRFKPAQ
- a CDS encoding Rossmann-fold NAD(P)-binding domain-containing protein (catalyzes the interconversion of alanine and pyruvate); translation: MPTLLLSANDLRSLYSVELGLNAVERAFRAHGLGEALMPAKVYLSLPKYDGDFRAMPAFLDGAAGVKWVNAHPRNPEKHHLPTVRAVYVLSDPETASPLAIMDGTLLTAWRTGAAGGVASKYLGRGKPRTLGLVGCGVQARVLIDAHRALFEGLELLLADASEAAAQALQKEKGGRVVSLQEASGADIVCTSTPVRSPVVKREWIRAGAHINAMGADAPGKQELDPRILLEGRIFIDDEEQALHSGEVNVPLHDGQLRKEQIAGTLGEVVAGRKPGRKGDEITIFDSTGLAVQDVALAKALYDVARAKGVGQMFDLVGSG
- a CDS encoding serine/threonine-protein kinase, which encodes MRCPVCYRRLAPGAACPVHGERPPPAPPPEPFPLPSVPGLRAATELGSGGFSHVFTAYQAVDGREVALKVGHGSHPERFAREAAALRRVGPPTVPELFQHGTAGGRPFLVLEALHGQTLAAWMATLPGKGAASVPRVRELLAGLCAAVERVHAAGVAHRDLKPENIFLREGGALSLLDFGLARFPDTPGEEVPGEEPAELTREGQRLGTPVYMAPEQCLDAREAGTAADIYAIGVLLFELLTGTPPFTGSADEVRHGHVSLRPPRVSERAELPSALDEVVRRCLDKAPAGRFARAADVLAAFEAACHVTGPMVSEVAPSASTAVASGAGERPVALLGVRTRAPVDVLLAAVEPHGGTLARARPAGYLVAFPESLSAEASLRAASLAARRLVEEGEAAAVLHLAELHVRPGAATTRVAGTALESPERWWPPELTKGQVLVTPEASAGLEARATRPGPGGERLLVLERGAASSASEAPPLVGREALLEELRAEAARCLADGVPGLCVLTGEVGHGKTRLLESLAARWEAEGGLRVLSFRALPPDSTSPDMLLQSLRSAAALERDARPAAPSASSGARRHADARALAEGLRQRARQVPLVLLLDDAHLADPTSLDLLEMATLAGAQAPLWICVAGRPSLLGLRPHFGERSARVSRHALPPLSPEASRALLFSLLHPVELVPEPVLARLEQLAQGVPLSLVELTGALRAAGALRASPGGGWYLAPDALLDVSVTPLFERLAARALAELPEVHQVLAQLCAVLGNEVDVARVDAALRHLEAREEVERVALWDAGAGLARLVRAGLMRQTERGRFAFRHPLLRHALEAALPASTRRALHAAALRSLEGEGPSERRRRAHHAAGCGAHLDAARAFLALAEEARGTHLLVEAEQSYTRALSLLPEPQRALRAQALAGRGRVRHRLQLFREGLADLSAARALAEALGDEPRVVDLLLEEATARDWMEDVEGSSACTREAMERIERLDDPRLSLRCTLARGRLHVRLGEWEPAARVLRSAAEGAELAREHETHVVALAMLGSALTFLDRTAEAAACFEEALARCAQVGDALQLAATSTARVLLWLKLGDVARMEEDLRRAIALGRELGHAQVERWSTFNLAEVLYMQGRLEEALPLARRAHELGVRFFQEHPVPMDALLIARIAMALGDTAEAARQLRWIQARCAPESLPPTAIMRRLVELAVREAETGAAQGGEEWRTLVAEAESCASADEMAEILLQVSRGALRSGRVGEAREWLARAERAVEGAPLWRARLHPLRQALEERV
- a CDS encoding serine/threonine-protein kinase, with amino-acid sequence MVPGGEESLYGEELSPGALVGGWVVEQLHYQGPVSILYRARELRTGAPTALKVMRSLFTETSTALRRFRREADTLQRLRHPHIVEVLGYGELADGRPFIAMEWLEGKDLAAELATKGPLSASEALEVLEQVGAALRAAHEAGVVHRDLKVQNVMRLPGGPEPRVKLVDFGVAKGLSPEAPGASTLTQTGAVLGTPLSMAPEQIRGEVPDPRTDLYAMGVLLFQLLTGQPPFQGATSHEVEEQHLHAPPPRVSERAPVPAALDGVVHRCLQKRREERYADVDELLEDLRRAVRGGQGPARVGRAVALYAEAHVDGEPDATSLEQLDLVLERAGAVARVAGLELKVDGAGCLLAAAPLPEDVAGEHSARARVLTAALDLLEYAGALTPLRRVRLSLTVHVDAAPAPRELAGPTPSEPGGLLWLPGWAAHSGHGLAATGAAVHGLEADFRVEPGGAAGLARVTGRR